A genome region from Dickeya dadantii NCPPB 898 includes the following:
- a CDS encoding peroxiredoxin C, which produces MVLVTRPAPDFTTAAVLGSGEIVENFNLKKHINGKPAVIFFWPMDFTFVCPSELIAFDHRYEEFKKRGVEVVGVSFDSEFVHNAWRKTPVENGGIGEVKYAMVADVKREIQKAYGIEHPEAGVALRGSFLIDKNGIVRHQVVNDLPLGRNIDEMVRMVDALQFHEEHGEVCPAQWEKGKAGMGASPDGVAKYLKENASNL; this is translated from the coding sequence ATGGTCCTGGTAACTCGTCCTGCCCCCGACTTCACTACCGCTGCCGTACTGGGAAGTGGGGAAATCGTTGAGAATTTCAATCTGAAAAAGCACATCAACGGTAAACCGGCTGTGATCTTCTTCTGGCCGATGGACTTCACCTTCGTGTGCCCGTCCGAGCTGATCGCTTTCGATCACCGCTACGAAGAGTTCAAGAAGCGTGGCGTTGAAGTGGTTGGTGTGTCTTTTGACTCCGAATTCGTGCACAACGCCTGGCGTAAAACCCCGGTCGAGAACGGCGGTATCGGCGAAGTGAAATACGCGATGGTCGCTGACGTTAAACGCGAAATCCAGAAAGCCTACGGTATTGAACACCCGGAAGCCGGCGTGGCGCTGCGTGGTTCTTTCCTGATCGACAAAAACGGCATCGTGCGTCACCAGGTGGTGAACGATCTGCCGCTGGGTCGTAACATCGATGAAATGGTGCGTATGGTTGACGCGCTGCAGTTCCACGAAGAGCACGGCGAAGTGTGCCCGGCTCAGTGGGAAAAAGGCAAAGCCGGTATGGGCGCGTCTCCGGACGGCGTCGCTAAATACCTGAAAGAAAACGCCAGCAACCTGTAA
- a CDS encoding ACP phosphodiesterase, with translation MNFLAHLHLATLAQSSLTGNLMADFVRGNPDSLYPPDIVAGIRLHRRIDVLTDSLPEVRAACRHFSADYRRVAPIALDVLWDHFLARNWPELEPATPLTHFVADAEQQIAPHLADSPERFRNLNHYLWPERWLERYAELPFIADVLHRMSVRRPKLAALSGSFGDIERHYHQFETLFWQFYPRMMHLAKTGQLDGPADAAR, from the coding sequence ATGAATTTTCTCGCGCATCTGCACCTCGCCACGCTGGCGCAAAGCTCGCTGACCGGAAACCTGATGGCGGATTTCGTGCGCGGTAACCCCGACAGTTTGTACCCGCCTGACATCGTCGCCGGTATTCGTCTGCACCGACGCATCGACGTGTTAACCGACAGCCTGCCGGAAGTACGCGCCGCCTGCCGTCATTTCAGCGCCGACTATCGCCGGGTCGCGCCGATCGCGCTGGATGTGCTGTGGGACCATTTTCTGGCGCGCAATTGGCCGGAGCTGGAACCAGCGACGCCGCTGACGCACTTCGTCGCCGATGCCGAGCAGCAGATCGCGCCCCACCTGGCCGATAGCCCGGAGCGCTTTCGCAACCTGAATCATTACCTGTGGCCGGAACGCTGGCTGGAACGCTACGCCGAACTACCGTTTATCGCCGACGTGCTGCACCGTATGTCGGTACGCCGACCGAAGCTGGCGGCGCTTTCCGGTTCGTTCGGCGATATTGAACGTCACTACCATCAATTTGAAACATTATTCTGGCAGTTCTATCCTCGTATGATGCATCTGGCAAAAACAGGTCAGCTTGATGGCCCGGCTGACGCCGCACGGTAA